In Helianthus annuus cultivar XRQ/B chromosome 9, HanXRQr2.0-SUNRISE, whole genome shotgun sequence, the following are encoded in one genomic region:
- the LOC110877946 gene encoding tropinone reductase homolog At5g06060: MDHHPIGSGSITKSSRWSLAGMTALVTGGTRGIGYAVVEELVELGAVVHTCSRNEAELNQRLQEWSAKGYAVAGSVCDASSHTQRQQLLEKVSSIFNGKLNILINNVGTNIKKPTMEYTAEEYSMIMSTNLESSYHICQLAHPLLKASTLASIVFISSVAGLIHMSSGSIYGATKGAMNQLAKNLACEWANDNIRVNSVAPWYIKTSLVEHVLSDKHFLDKVASRTPLKRPGEANEVSSMVAFLCLPAASYITGQTIAVDGGFSVNGFP; encoded by the exons atggaccaccaccccattggtagCGGTTCCATAACTAAAAGTTCCAGATGGTCTCTAGCTGGAATGACTGCTCTAGTAACCGGGGGTACACGTGGTATCGGCTACGCCGTGGTGGAGGAACTGGTAGAGTTAGGCGCGGTTGTACACACTTGCTCTCGCAATGAAGCCGAACTTAATCAACGCTTACAGGAATGGTCCGCCAAAGGGTACGCCGTCGCAGGATCCGTCTGCGATGCATCTTCTCATACGCAACGCCAACAACTTCTAGAAAAAGTTTCCTCTATTTTCAATGGAAAGCTCAACATTTTA ATAAACAAtgttgggacaaacataaagaaaCCAACTATGGAGTACACAGCTGAAGAATATTCCATGATCATGTCTACCAATTTGGAATCTTCTTACCATATATGTCAACTCGCACATCCTCTTCTAAAGGCTTCCACTCTTGCGAGCATCGTCTTCATTTCCTCGGTTGCAG GTCTTATTCACATGTCTTCTGGGTCTATATACGGAGCCACTAAAG GTGCGATGAATCAGCTTGCAAAGAATTTAGCTTGTGAATGGGCGAACGACAATATTCGGGTTAATAGTGTAGCACCGTGGTATATCAAAACCTCGCTTGTCGAACAT GTGCTCAGTGATAAACACTTTTTGGATAAAGTGGCGTCCAGAACACCGCTGAAGCGACCTGGAGAAGCAAATGAAGTTTCATCAATGGTTGCATTCCTTTGCCTACCGGCTGCCTCTTACATCACGGGTCAAACAATTGCCGTTGATGGAGGTTTTTCGGTTAACGGCTTTCCATGA
- the LOC110875903 gene encoding uncharacterized protein LOC110875903 — MSENHDFKAPRPMTNKKGQDPNLYCDFHKDTGHLTDDYISLRQEIEKTLKSGKLGHLVKNVRKETRQIQRNDDGRDKKVRRLETHMVNGPPYSARDKRKRPFEPTWQEQQVIFPVMRRGPRATRPVVITGIIGHYKTDHVFIDPGSTADIIYEQCFNQFDDEDKARLEPVDYPLSGFCNEMVFPLGQISFPLTLSDGKHSRTTMVNFMVMPVKSRHDVLIGSETQGELNMVTSTPHSAIGFPTETGVAIIYAKKEVMLPDKLRPTKAPKVSATEPKNGF, encoded by the coding sequence ATGTCGGAGAACCATGATTTCAAGGCGCCAAGGCCTATGACCAACAAGAAGGGACAAGACCCCAACCTGTATTGTGATTTCCATAAGGATACAGGTCATCTGACTGATGACTATATTAGCTTAAGGCAAGAAATCGAAAAAACGCTGAAAAGTGGAAAGCTGGGTCATCTAGTAAAGAATGTGCGCAAAGAGACACGGCAGATCCAGCGCAACGATGATGGAAGAGACAAAAAGGTCAGACGCTTAGAAACACATATGGTCAACGGACCACCATATAGCGCAAGAGATAAACGCAAGCGACCTTTCGAACCAACATGGCAAGAGCAACAGGTTATCTTCCCAGTAATGCGCAGGGGTCCACGCGCAACGCGCCCCGTCGTCATTACCGGCATTATCGGCCATTACAAGACAGATCACGTATTCATCGACCCAGGAAGTACAGCAGATATCATCTATGAGCAATGCTTTAATCAGTTCGACGATGAAGATAAAGCAAGACTTGAGCCGGTCGATTACCCTTTGTCGGGATTCTGCAATGAAATGGTCTTCCCACTAGGCCAAATCAGCTTCCCCCTCACGCTTTCTGACGGGAAGCACTCAAGAACAACAATGGTCAACTTCATGGTAATGCCTGTCAAATCAAGGCATGATGTTTTGATCGGGAGCGAAACCCAAGGCGAATTAAACATGGTAACTTCCACACCCCACTCAGCCATCGGGTTTCCAACCGAGACGGGGGTGGCAATTATCTATGCAAAAAAGGAAGTAATGTTGCCAGATAAATTGCGCCCGACAAAAGCACCAAAAGTCTCAGCAACAGAACCAAAAAATGGGTTTTAA